In Silene latifolia isolate original U9 population chromosome 3, ASM4854445v1, whole genome shotgun sequence, a single window of DNA contains:
- the LOC141647727 gene encoding protein CHROMATIN REMODELING 4 isoform X2 produces the protein MKEKDSEPSNMISRNWVLKRKRKRIPYGPDVSLSKDKGKDKDLGDVSARDLSSPKELNDSEQKSDRLTSKRKGNDGYYYECVICDLGGNLLCCESCPRTYHLECLDPPLKRIPNGKWDCPTCLQNNDFASPTGHGDLPLKKVRTETATETLEAVSAPSATIQVSDFLKKSVGKKRSSSKRRSGSTDKLHSLKKLDDLRNDRSRSKDASPPNTTGDGDKKPSTVSGDSQKKFDSSKDSRNATLPVDVKSPLCMDSDSVPNTETAEERDGFLNPTISSGKNPAPLARVSSEGHKRKHKHNKNGNKKKSKMSTKERSDSSPKRELKADSPSPKRKKPQKKRRSVHTRVLVSPQTVFERMKSPEAEELPSKSVEGSHCSGKAESGSDKITLSEQNCHEELQQVDRVLGCRVQYYAEHTLSPKLEATPTELSSAHKQILESQSRESEDQAGSQLLEYDLRDNCLVEKVHVHKRAVSNECNSEDKEAESGRNLGSDVINSKDIVSESCLLSETSPLHVAVEGQNEPYSVDINQVLKPNLSESLLPDGEQTTLEFFVKWVGKSHIHNSWIQESRLKISAKRKLDNYKAKYGTAAINLFEEQWKVPQRVIALRTSKNGDTEAFIKWTGLPYDECTWERTDEPTIEKSSHLIDKFRLLESQTFEKDADKDNASRRNSFQQNEVLPLTEQPLELKGGSLFPHQLEALNWLRKCWHRAKNVILADEMGLGKTVSASAFLASLYFEFKVKLPSLVLVPLSTMPNWMAEFNSWAPDLNVVEYHGNVKGRTLIRQYEWHASHPNNVNKRTGAYKFNVLLTTYEMVLADSSQLRGIPWEVLIVDEGHRLKNSSSKLFSLLNSFSFQHRVLLTGTPLQNNLGELYNLLNFLQPASFPSLSSFEEKFRDLSTADRVDELKKLVAPHMLRRLKKDAMQNIPPKTERMVPVELSSIQAEYYRAMLTKNYQILRNIGKGVPQQSMLNIVMQLRKVCNHPYLIPGTEPETGSVEFLQEMRIKASAKLTLLHSMLKLLHKEGHRVLIFSQMTKLLDILEDYLTVEFGSKTFERVDGSVSVADRQTAIARFNQDKSRFVFLLSTRSCGLGINLATADTVIIYDSDFNPHADIQAMNRAHRIGQSKRLLVYRLVVRASVEERILQLAKKKLMLDQLFVNKSESQKEVEDILRWGTEELFSDSSVKGISDNDLSKGETVPDTEQRSKRRTGGLGDVYQDKCTEGSSKIIWDENAIMKLLDRTILQSGSPDNFETDAENDMLGSVKSIEWTDETMEEEGKIDSPVAIAGDASALNSDKDGAIGAEENEWDKLLRVRWEKYQNEEEATLGRGKRLRKAVSYREGFAPHPTETLSESGGEDEKEPEPEPEREYTPYGRAHKAKFERLRARQKERLARRKEASLVLDSCKPELHSECPPLELKDPDEAARVIQPCGEAAARSPRTSEMADKMSNECEFTNSNGLTAQKAARLLKLKSSNHSSLKSPGCSSENAIPDGPSYLSPVLGLCAPNACQPESSQKSFSRSYGRENSHGSLSNFPLNMSGSSRSAADVKRLEMHTGTPRLPETPSDFPPHYIKSSFSDSPLPFPPCHPSFLQQKFPESLENPGASSADFLEKMGLPRLPFDPRLLATFPPKTLQSPGANFLANLSLGRRDEPANVQPPSASSFVQNLRLHAQDMSYFNQEEVDVLPTLSLGRKPNTCPPIPENHRKVLENIALRTGYGASRFLKRKSKVDGWSEDELDSLWIGVRRHGRGNWDAMLRDPRLKFSKFKTPNELASRWEEEQLKIVDASLGMRSDEQAKSRESALFPNISDDMMARALQGSRLGGTKLHNHLTDMKLGFGDLASNLHPFEPANYTGIRPQNHAPFQSFAPGILPARYFGDPSTIFSDTHGASLPMEPPMLHSAFGPGNVGVPPLNRQSGSDIPLQDEYQKVPNQLNRPLNFPHGPPNDVGSSSQPPPPPPASSFLHNPSNMLLKGKEIAIENSSAKENLPHWLREAVGTHKTPDPELPPTVSAIAQSVRLLYAEEKPSIPPFVTPGPLPSQPKDPRKSLKKKKKRRPNISGLCPTDIAGGSQDFHGGSSSDTLASISISMLPALPKSGLSPSPEVLQLVASCVAPASSVMPDSQPPVSLDMDQGHGNSTKSEPLIVDDPEGEEVSSEKTSAIESKGKDAVEP, from the exons ATGAAGGAAAAGGATTCAGAACCTAGTAATATGATTAGTCGAAACTGGGTGTTGAAACGCAAGCGTAAGAGAATTCCTTACGGACCAGATGTATCTCTTAGCAAGGACAAGGGGAAGGACAAGGATTTGGGAGATGTATCTGCTAGAGACCTTTCTTCTCCTAAAGAGTTGAACGATTCTGAACAGAAGTCTGACCGTTTGACATCCAAAAGAAAGGGAAATGACGGG TATTATTATGAATGCGTGATTTGTGATCTTGGAGGGAACCTTTTATGTTGTGAGAGCTGTCCAAGAACATACCATCTTGAATGCCTCGACCCACCCCTTAAG CGAATCCCAAATGGGAAGTGGGATTGTCCAACCTGTTTACAGAATAATGATTTTGCTTCTCCTACTGGGCATGGAGATTTGCCGCTAAAAAAAGTGAGGACAGAGACCGCAACTGAAACGCTGGAAGCTGTAAGTGCACCATCGGCGACTATTCAAGTATCCGATTTCTTGAAAAAGTCCGTTGGGAAGAAAAGGTCATCTAGCAAAAGAAGATCTGGCTCAACTGACAAATTGCACTCTTTAAAGAAGCTAGATGATTTAAGAAATGATAGGTCACGCTCCAAAGATGCCTCTCCTCCGAATACAACTGGTGATGGTGATAAAAAGCCTTCTACTGTTTCTGGGGACAGTCAAAAGAAATTTGATTCATCAAAAGATAGCAGGAATGCGACCCTTCCAGTAGATGTCAAGTCGCCTCTTTGCATGGATAGTGATTCTGTGCCAAATACTGAAACTGCTGAAGAACGGGATGGTTTTTTGAACCCAACTATTTCTTCTGGGAAGAATCCTGCCCCTTTGGCTCGAGTTTCTTCTGAAGGTCACAAAAGAAAACATAAGCACAACAAAAATGGAAACAAGAAAAAATCTAAGATGTCTACTAAGGAGCGCTCAGACAGTTCTCCGAAGCGCGAATTGAAAGCAGATTCTCCTTCTCCAAAGAGGAAGAAGCCACAAAAAAAACGTCGCTCTGTTCATACCAGAGTTCTTGTTTCACCACAGACTGTGTTCGAAAGGATGAAAAGTCCAGAAGCGGAG GAGCTTCCAAGCAAATCAGTGGAAGGTTCACATTGTTCCGGAAAGGCTGAATCTGGCAGTGATAAGATAACATTATCTGAACAGAATTGTCATGAAGAACTCCAACAG GTTGATCGAGTGTTAGGATGTAGAGTGCAATATTATGCAGAACACACTCTTAGTCCTAAGCTCGAGGCTACACCGACTGAGCTGTCTTCCGCTCACAAACAAATCCTGGAAAGTCAGTCAAGGGAGTCAGAAGATCAAGCTGGTTCTCAGCTGTTAGAATATGACCTGAGGGATAACTGTTTAGTGGAAAAAGTACATGTTCACAAAAGAGCTGTTTCGAATGAGTGCAACAGTGAAGATAAAGAAGCCGAGTCAGGGAGGAATTTAGGCTCGGATGTCATAAATAGTAAAGACATTGTCAGTGAATCTTGTTTATTGAGCGAAACTTCTCCACTCCATGTTGCAGTAGAAGGACAAAATGAACCTTATAGTGTAGATATTAATCAAGTCCTAAAGCCTAATTTGTCTGAATCTCTGTTACCTGATGGAGAACAAACAACCCTTGAATTTTTTGTGAAATGGGTTGGAAAATCACATATTCATAATAGTTGGATTCAAGAGTCTAGGCTTAAAATTTCAGCCAAACGAAAGCTGGATAACTATAAGGCAAAGTACGGAACAGCAGCAATAAATCTATTCGAGGAACAATGGAAGGTTCCCCAGCGGGTGATTGCGCTTCGAACGTCAAAAAATGGCGACACTGAAGCGTTTATCAAATGGACTGGCCTCCCTTATGATGAATGCACCTGGGAGAGGACAGATGAACCCACAATTGAGAAATCCTCACATCTAATTGATAAGTTCCGTTTACTCGAAAGCCAAACATTTGAAAAGGATGCTGATAAAGATAATGCGTCAAGGAGAAATTCTTTTCAGCAAAATGAGGTTCTTCCTTTGACCGAGCAGCCTTTGGAGCTCAAGGGTGGTTCTCTATTTCCACATCAACTAGAAGCTCTGAATTGGTTACGCAAATGCTGGCATCGAGCAAAAAATGTAATTCTCGCCGATGAGATGGGACTTGGAAAAACTGTTTCTGCTAGTGCCTTCCTTGCATCCTTGTACTTTGAGTTTAAAGTGAAGCTTCCTTCTCTTGTCTTGGTTCCTCTTTCAACTATGCCTAATTGGATGGCGGAGTTTAATTCCTGGGCTCCAGATTTGAATGTGGTAGAGTATCATGGAAATGTTAAAGGAAGAACTTTAATTCGTCAATATGAATGGCATGCCAGTCATCCTAATAATGTGAATAAGAGAACAGGGGCTTACAAGTTTAACGTTCTTCTAACCACTTACGAGATGGTCTTGGCTGATTCCTCCCAGTTACGAGGAATTCCGTGGGAGGTTCTTATTGTTGATGAAGGCCACCGGCTCAAGAACTCGAGCAGTAAACTTTTTAGCTTGCTTAATAGCTTCTCTTTCCAGCACCGTGTACTCTTGACAGGAACTCCTCTTCAGAATAACCTAGGCGAGCTGTATAACTTACTTAATTTTTTGCAGCCAGCTTCATTCCCTTCTTTATCGTCGTTTGAGGAAAAATTTAGGGATCTGTCAACCGCGGATAGGGTGGATGAGCTGAAAAAACTTGTCGCACCTCATATGCTTAGAAGGTTGAAGAAAGATGCCATGCAAAACATTCCGCCAAAGACTGAAAGAATGGTTCCTGTTGAGCTGTCTTCTATCCAAGCTGAATATTACCGTGCAATGCTCACCAAGAACTATCAAATCTTAAGGAACATTGGCAAAGGGGTCCCACAACAGTCTATGCTTAATATAGTTATGCAGCTCCGAAAGGTTTGTAATCATCCTTATCTAATCCCTGGCACAGAGCCGGAAACAGGTTCAGTtgaatttcttcaggaaatgagGATAAAGGCTTCAGCCAAGCTCACTCTTTTGCATTCAATGCTCAAATTGTTACACAAAGAAGGTCATAGAGTTCTGATATTTTCACAAATGACAAAGCTTCTAGATATTCTAGAAGATTACCTGACTGTTGAATTTGGATCAAAAACATTTGAGAGAGTAGATGGTTCTGTTTCTGTTGCTGATCGCCAAACGGCAATTGCTCGCTTCAATCAAGATAAGAGTCGATTTGTTTTTCTGCTTTCGACTCGTTCTTGTGGCCTTGGTATCAATTTGGCTACTGCTGATACTGTTATAATATACGACTCGGATTTCAACCCACATGCGGACATTCAAGCCATGAATCGTGCCCATCGAATCGGGCAATCGAAAAGACTTTTGGTTTATAGGCTTGTAGTTCGCGCGAGTGTTGAGGAACGTATCTTGCAGTTAGCAAAGAAAAAGCTGATGTTGGATCAGCTTTTTGTAAACAAATCTGAATCCCAGAAGGAGGTGGAGGATATACTGCGTTGGGGTACTGAAGAACTCTTTAGTGATTCTTCTGTTAAGGGTATAAGTGACAATGATTTGAGCAAGGGTGAAACAGTTCCAGATACAGAGCAAAGGAGTAAGAGAAGAACTGGAGGCCTTGGAGATGTTTACCAAGACAAATGTACAGAGGGCAGCAGCAAAATCATCTGGGACGAAAATGCCATCATGAAACTGCTTGACCGTACAATCCTTCAATCCGGATCACCAGATAACTTTGAAACTGATGCGGAGAATGATATGCTTGGGTCAGTAAAG TCTATTGAGTGGACGGATGAGACGATGGAGGAGGAAGGGAAAATTGATTCACCGGTTGCCATTGCCGGTGATGCTTCTGCTCTAAACTCAGATAAAGATGGGGCCATTGGTGCAGAAGAAAATGAATGGGATAAGCTTTTGCGTGTCAG GTGGGAGAAATATCAGAATGAAGAGGAAGCCACACTTGGTAGAGGCAAACGCCTCAGGAAAGCAGTGTCATACAGGGAAGGATTTGCACCTCATCCAACTGAAACACTTAGCGAG AGTGGTGGTGAAGATGAGAAAGAGCCAGAACCAGAGCCAGAAAGGGAGTACACACCTTATGGGCGTGCTCATAAAGCAAAGTT TGAGAGGCTTCGGGCCCGGCAAAAAGAACGACTTGCTCGAAGAAAAGAAGCTTCTCTGGTTTTGGATTCTTGTAAGCCTGAGTTACACTCTGAGTGCCCTCCGTTAGAGTTGAAAGACCCAGATGAAGCTGCTAGAGTGATACAACCATGTGGAGAAGCAGCTGCAAGGAGTCCTAGGACATCCGAGATGGCAGATAAGATGTCAAATGAGTGTGAGTTTACCAACAGCAATGGACTCACAGCTCAAAAAGCCGCGAGGCTATTAAAGCTTAAATCTAGCAATCACTCCTCACTCAAATCACCAGGCTGCTCCTCTGAAAATGCTATTCCCGACGGTCCAAGCTACCTGTCACCTGTTCTGGGTCTTTGTGCACCAAATGCTTGTCAACCAGAGTCATCTCAGAAAAGCTTTTCAAGATCGTATGGAAGAGAAAATAGTCATGGAAGCCTATCAAATTTTCCTTTGAACATGTCAGGTTCCTCAAGGAGTGCTGCGGACGTGAAGAGACTTGAGATGCATACAGGCACACCAAGGCTTCCAGAAACACCATCAGACTTTCCACCACATTATATAAAGAGCAGCTTCTCAGATAGCCCACTTCCATTTCCTCCA TGTCATCCATCATTCTTGCAGCAAAAGTTTCCTGAATCTTTAGAGAACCCAGGTGCTAGTTCTGCAGATTTTCTGGAAAAAATGGGGTTGCCCAGATTGCCTTTTGATCCAAGGTTGTTAGCGACTTTTCCTCCTAAAACCTTACAGAGCCCAGGAGCCAACTTCTTAGCAAACTTATCACTTGGACGGAGAGATGAGCCTGCTAATGTGCAACCGCCTTCAGCATCGTCGTTTGTGCAAAATTTGAGGCTCCATGCGCAAGACATGTCGTATTTTAATCAGGAAGAGGTGGATGTCCTACCGACATTAAGTTTGGGCCGCAAGCCAAACACTTGTCCACCGATTCCTGAAAATCACAGGAAGGTTCTTGAGAATATTGCTTTGAGGACTGGATATGGAGCAAGCCGCTTCTTGAAGAGGAAGTCAAAAGTAGATGGATGGTCCGAAGATGAACTCGATTCCCTTTGGATTGGTGTTCGAAGACACGGGCGAGGCAACTGGGATGCCATGCTTAGGGATCCTAGattgaaattttcaaaattcaaaactcCTAATGAACTGGCTTCTAGGTGGGAGGAAGAGCAGTTGAAGATAGTGGATGCTTCACTAGGTATGAGATCTGATGAGCAGGCTAAATCTCGTGAGTCTGCTTTATTCCCCAACATTTCTGATGACATGATGGCAAGGGCCCTTCAGGGGAGTAGGTTAGGCGGGACCAAATTACACAATCACTTGACTGACATGAAGCTGGGTTTTGGCGATCTTGCATCAAACCTTCACCCTTTTGAACCCGCCAACTATACTGGCATTCGACCTCAAAACCATGCTCCTTTCCAATCTTTTGCTCCTGGTATTTTGCCAGCAAGGTATTTTGGCGACCCATCTACAATTTTTTCTGATACTCATGGTGCTTCATTGCCAATGGAGCCTCCAATGCTTCACAGTGCATTTGGACCTGGTAATGTTGGTGTTCCGCCTTTAAATCGGCAAAGTGGATCTGATATACCCCTTCAAGATGAATATCAGAAGGTTCCAAATCAGTTGAATAGGCCACTTAATTTTCCTCATGGTCCTCCCAATGATGTGGGTAGCAGTAgtcagccaccaccaccaccaccagcttCAAGCTTTCTGCATAATCCTAGTAACATGCTTTTGAAGGGGAAAGAAATAGCCATTGAAAATAGTTCAGCGAAGGAAAATCTACCACATTGGCTTCGGGAAGCTGTAGGAACTCATAAGACTCCCGACCCTGAACTTCCTCCTACAGTTTCCGCTATAGCACAATCGGTCCGTTTACTATATGCTGAAGAGAAGCCTTCCATCCCCCCTTTTGTTACTCCTGGTCCACTTCCCTCACAGCCCAAAGATCCTCGGAAAAGtttgaagaaaaagaagaaacgTAGGCCTAATATATCTGGGCTGTGCCCAACTGATATTGCTGGAGGTAGCCAAGACTTCCATGGCGGCTCCTCTAGTGATACTCTTGCTTCAATATCTATTTCCATGTTGCCGGCACTGCCAAAGTCCGGCTTATCGCCCTCTCCTGAAGTCCTGCAGTTGGTAGCATCTTGTGTTGCTCCTGCTTCATCTGTGATGCCCGACAGTCAACCACCTGTGTCTTTAGACATGGATCAAGGGCATGGGAACTCTACCAAATCTGAGCCGTTAATTGTTGATGACCCAGAGGGTGAGGAAGTGTCATCGGAGAAAACATCAGCGATTGAATCAAAAGGCAAAGATGCAGTGGAGCCATAA